Proteins from a single region of Aureibacter tunicatorum:
- a CDS encoding M64 family metallopeptidase gives MGQKNEGCIANIIFLAEGFTYSEMDEFIDLCDIAKQTILEIEPFASASDNLNFYRVESSSKTSGIREQQFTSICNDTNGINTTSNTPWAVFSNRVGLKRYAGMEVEKRNLLEQQYGNYATGDYAYTIIIANTYEYLGSGETPGTTEHNTILKPKISNMIVSKYDSDLIFKYLIRHEFGHSFGNMDDEYESPETLCAMKTYEPWFLPQEPKPNVLTYNPNNWYEGARYSSTGYWREWENSIMRDDYYSTTFSPIQVNILEQRLKEAVGCP, from the coding sequence ATGGGGCAAAAAAATGAAGGCTGTATCGCTAATATTATTTTCTTGGCAGAAGGTTTTACATATTCAGAAATGGATGAATTTATTGATCTATGCGATATAGCAAAACAAACAATACTTGAAATAGAACCCTTTGCTTCCGCTTCCGACAATTTGAACTTCTATCGAGTTGAATCAAGCTCTAAAACTTCTGGTATCAGAGAACAACAGTTTACAAGCATTTGCAACGATACAAACGGAATAAACACTACTTCCAATACCCCTTGGGCAGTCTTTAGCAACAGAGTTGGCCTTAAACGCTATGCTGGCATGGAGGTTGAAAAAAGAAATCTCCTCGAACAACAATATGGGAATTATGCCACAGGAGACTATGCATATACGATAATTATTGCTAACACTTATGAATACTTAGGTAGTGGAGAAACACCCGGAACGACAGAACATAATACAATACTAAAACCTAAGATCTCCAATATGATTGTTTCAAAGTATGACAGCGACTTAATATTCAAATACTTAATCAGACACGAATTTGGACATTCTTTTGGGAACATGGATGACGAATATGAAAGTCCAGAAACATTATGCGCTATGAAAACATACGAGCCTTGGTTTCTTCCTCAAGAACCCAAGCCAAATGTTTTAACATACAACCCAAATAATTGGTATGAGGGAGCTAGATACTCTTCCACAGGTTATTGGCGAGAGTGGGAAAACTCAATCATGAGAGATGACTATTACTCAACCACATTTTCACCTATACAAGTAAATATACTCGAACAAAGGCTTAAAGAAGCTGTAGGATGCCCTTAA